The Biomphalaria glabrata chromosome 1, xgBioGlab47.1, whole genome shotgun sequence sequence TGACTAATAAAGTAAACCAAGTGATGTCTATGACCAATGAAGTAATCCAAAGGATGTCTACTGACCAATAACGTAACCCAACGGATACCTATTGACCAATAATGTAACCTAAGAGATGTCTATGGCCAAAAAAGTAACCCAAGGGAAGTCTATGActagtaaaataaaacaagggaTGTCAATACCAATAAAGTAACACAAGGGATGTCTATTACCAATAAAGTTACCCAAGGGATGTCTATGACTAGTAAAGTAACCGAAGGGATATCTATGACCAATTAAGTAGCCCAAAGGATGTATGTCTATGACCAATAAAGTAACCCAAGGATATCTATTAACCAATATAGTAACCCAAGGATATCTATTAAGCAATAAAGTAAACCAAGGGATTTCTAATATCAATAAAGTAACCCAAGGGATGTCTATGACCAATAAAGTAACCCAAGGGATGTCTATGACCAATAATATAACCCAAAGGATCTCTATGAGGATAGAAAGTTGTGGGCATACTTTTTCCAGGTAAGCGTGTGTTTTTCTTTGTTACAACGGCTAGCCCTTAAGCTTGCCTACCGTCCCGTTGCTTCTTGAACATCAATCTCACATTTTAAAGGCATGTAAACATACATATAGAGAGCATAACACTACAAACATTATAGGCTATTAATAGACAAATTATGAACTAAATTTAATTTACCTTTTCGTGAGGTGCATCGGCAGCCAACAGGTAATTGTCATTAATAGTTTTCTCCAACAAGTGCAGGTTATCTGTCTGAGGCAAATCCATTGATAACTTTGATTGGTGTGTGTCTAATGAAACATCGTGTCTGAGCATTTCTGATGATTTGCTtgattttaaagtatttatagatacattttttttcagagtTTCCGTTGACATATTTGACTTGAGAGTGTCTATTGAAATATTATACTCTTTAGTGTCTATTGAAATATTTGAGTTAAGTGTGGCTatagaaacattttgtttctctaTTAATAGCTTTTCTCTAAATGTGTATGTTACATTTGGTTTGAATGTGTCTATTGGTAACTTTGGTTTAAGTATGTCGATTGAAACATTCGGTTTAAGAGTGTTTATAGATACATTTTTATCGAGAGTGTCATTATTCTGATGTAAATTAatcattgatttattttgtttgaatgaagctatagatatattttgtttttgtgagtCTATTGAGACATTTTTATTGACTATATTCTGAACATTTGAGTTTTTGTGTGTTACACTATAGTTTTTTTCACTACCGTTATTTAAGTATTCTGATATTAATGGTGCTCTAATAGAAGCTATTTCAGTGACTCCATCAGTTGAATTTAAATCACTGTCATTGTAGGATAATTTAGGGATAGGAAATACGGACATTTCGCTACTAGTGGAATTCAAGATTTGCCTCCTTTTTCCACTTGTATTCGATTTGTCCAAAGTTGGTTTTGCTGCACCACTTGATTTTTGTGATTTGATTATGGCTGCACTGCAAATAACACCAGCGGATCTAGCACGACCCGGACAATGGTCTCTGGTAGAGCTATTAAAACCTCTGGATAAACAGTCAGACAAGCGTAGTTCATCACCATGACACTGTACACCCGAGAGCCacattctttctttaaaaaatacaatcatGTTATTAATCATATTATCATAggatataattttaataaagattattggactagttaattaataattaaacagTTAAACTATCTGGGTGAAAAGTGCTTGAAAAGTACCTACTGGTTCCCATGCCAAACTCAGATCTGATAGAAGTTTTCACAACTCGAGAATATCCTAATTGTCTACACACTACAGTGGCATCTTGTTTGTCCCATTGGCTGTCACATATAGCTCCCCATTTTCCATCATGAAAAATAACAACAGTTCCCATATACCTCCTGGACCCACCAATAAGTCGGACATCACCTTCTAAATAACGTCTTGCAAGCACAATAGCATAGAAACAAGTCAGCGTAACTAACAACGGCCACAATGACATTTTCTAtcacaaagttttaaaataagtatCTCTGTAAGAGTTTCGTCCAACTATCCTATTTAAACAAGGCGTCAGCACTTATTTATTACACATCACGCGTAGGTGCAAACATGACTCGTGCTGTGCTCACAGACACGTTGCTCTCGCGTTCCTCGTAGACTACCGTCATCCTGAAATTCCTCGAGGATTCTAAAATTGgattaaatgatttaaaaaaaatatagattcaaAAGTTTCGTTCAAAAGATAGTGATAACCATAAATCTATCTTTGTAttaatctatgtatctatctatgtatctatctgtttatctgtctgtttatacatatatttctataaatTCACTCACCTTTTAATGATTCGCcgtaaacaaaaatacaacaatttaacctatttgttttctttacgtATAGAACAACTAAGCATTTTCACATTTTCGCAATTTTgagccaaatttttttttaattcgacaTTGTACGAAATGTGcacgtccttttttttttaataggaaaaaaaaagtctgcttCCTGTTTGCTACAACTTATAGGACTCATTTGTAATTCTACACATTTCCTTTCTTAAAATCAaaattgagttgtttttttttaatctagagTCTTTAGCATCTAAAGTACTATTTTATTACTACACTATCCAGTTataaaggaacgtctgtaattcataATATAAGATTGGATCATGTATCATAGATCTAGCTCTAAAACTAAAGATCCAACAAATTCTCATTGTAAGGGCAtattaaactaaatgtaaactttgtttttgtatattgCTGTTATGGGGGGAGTGGGTATTTTGGAGATGTGAAATTTCACTCAATTATTTCTCAACATAGGTCTACACCATGAATAAGTAATTTCTTTTTGGAACCTGTTATTGCAAAAATAGCACCATAGAGCCTATCAAATAATcagaataataatatataatcagATATTTTATTTGGGACTTTTTCTAGTGGGCGGGTCTTTATTCTTACGTTATTCGAGGGAGAAGGGAGGGagaaaagtgatactagaaATCCAGTGCCAAAAGTAGgtgttggtggggggggggtatacaATGGTCGTTCCAATGAACGTAACACATCGGGCCAAAAGTAGATGAATTGAAAAGCTACTAAAATCAGACCGCttctaagaaataaaaaaaggagtGGGATCCTGCCACAAAACTAGAGGGAGAGCGGAACGATGCGAGGCTACAATTTAAAAAGggaatatttattgaaagtgGATAAgacatattttaataataataatcttatatatatataattctcttcttcgctcaagagtttggacgagcaagaagtaaaggaaagatcactcttttatttctgcggatagtcaccccacgaaaaaacaagagggggggggggagaaaaaatattcacaaatataataataatattactaTTTTGGCCAGACTCGGATGCCCACTTACGTTCCTATccatttccatacggacaataaagattaataataatattattattattattatgttagaaatgaacgagtagtcattctctggcgctaccagggtcgagtttcgccaaagagaaacaaaattcatcgtagtccctttaacagtttccactgaggaattttctggtgatgcctctgacaggcaacgaggatgttcctatgAATGTTAAGGGTCTTGAAGGTAACTGAGCTCACAGacgttattatcccctcggttgatataataattgggtatattgttattttggacaatttccatgtacgcttaatctccaagcctaagttcccatattttctttgtttttctcagtttttcttaagttATAAGACAGTGTTACGGCGATGTctataatggtagcggttttctcttttttttatcaactaacagaagatccgggcgattgaaatctaccgttttgtcggtcagaataggcctgtcccagtacagcagatgttcagtagactcgagaatctcttgtggcgagtatttataataagaaggagtgtccttaccgatcaaattatgcgtcaaagccaagtgttggtgtattaactttgcaacttggttatggcgacctaggtaggctgattctgatagggctggacatcctgccataatgtgttcaattgactcgcccacatttccacattttcggcattagTCGataacattgagtttcaggatatgcttctcgtaatttttgtCCCGATTACTCTGTCCTATATTGCTGTAataaagccttctgtttcagggtagggatgacctgctttgagccatgttaaggaagcagccttgtcgatgttgtccccatgtaataaagccgggaattttccgtggaggATTTTTTCTTcgattggcgaatctcatgtcccacgtcgtccaaaccgacattattattattattattattctcaagcagtttcacgTGGGACAAAAAGGCCAGTTTAGACACAACACtttccaatagaaaatggcgtgaagcaggactgtgtacttgctcctactcactatattctttggcgtaatgctgggtcaaatatGGCAGCGACAGCATGAAGGCATCTACGTCAGCTTTCGTAcagacggcaatgtgttcaatctttgacatctactgtcccatacaaaaa is a genomic window containing:
- the LOC106071380 gene encoding lysyl oxidase homolog 2-like isoform X1; the encoded protein is MSLWPLLVTLTCFYAIVLARRYLEGDVRLIGGSRRYMGTVVIFHDGKWGAICDSQWDKQDATVVCRQLGYSRVVKTSIRSEFGMGTKRMWLSGVQCHGDELRLSDCLSRGFNSSTRDHCPGRARSAGVICSAAIIKSQKSSGAAKPTLDKSNTSGKRRQILNSTSSEMSVFPIPKLSYNDSDLNSTDGVTEIASIRAPLISEYLNNGSEKNYSVTHKNSNVQNIVNKNVSIDSQKQNISIASFKQNKSMINLHQNNDTLDKNVSINTLKPNVSIDILKPKLPIDTFKPNVTYTFREKLLIEKQNVSIATLNSNISIDTKEYNISIDTLKSNMSTETLKKNVSINTLKSSKSSEMLRHDVSLDTHQSKLSMDLPQTDNLHLLEKTINDNYLLAADAPHEKPNLELRLQGGRYKWEGHLQVRIKDEPWMTICADFWTLREAMVACHQLKDFGKGKQALLTNFFGGTDIIKGYYRIKCLGNESTLDECHVTKSDNTHVCSKKTSVAGVVCSNYLPDLVPNLRALEDSVRLQDQPLYYLRCSMEENCLSDSAYVVYNTSSAWRSHLRRLLRFSTVVHNRGLADFKPYLPRGQWQWHACHMHYHSMEIFAHYDIIDRNGTRLAQGSKASFCLEDSACDQGVHPQFNCKGYAEQGLSVNCSDNYLFDIDCQWIDITDIKPGEYEFLIEINPDMLVAESNFDNNVVSCRLYYSGFFASLRNCHYKSLLDFRKP
- the LOC106071380 gene encoding lysyl oxidase homolog 2-like isoform X2, with translation MSLWPLLVTLTCFYAIVLARRYLEGDVRLIGGSRRYMGTVVIFHDGKWGAICDSQWDKQDATVVCRQLGYSRVVKTSIRSEFGMGTKRMWLSGVQCHGDELRLSDCLSRGFNSSTRDHCPGRARSAGVICSAAIIKSQKSSGAAKPTLDKSNTSGKRRQILNSTSSEMSVFPIPKLSYNDSDLNSTDGVTEIASIRAPLISEYLNNGSEKNYSVTHKNSNVQNIVNKNVSIDSQKQNISIASFKQNKSMINLHQNNDTLDKNVSINTLKPNVSIDILKPKLPIDTFKPNVTYTFREKLLIEKQNVSIATLNSNISIDTKEYNISIDTLKSNMSTETLKKNVSINTLKSSKSSEMLRHDVSLDTHQSKLSMDLPQTDNLHLLEKTINDNYLLAADAPHEKPNLELRLQGGRYKWEGHLQVRIKDEPWMTICADFWTLREAMVACHQLKDFGKGKQALLTNFFGGTDIIKGYYRIKCLGNESTLDECHVTKSDNTHVCSKKTSVAGVVCSNYLPDLVPNLRALEDSVRLQDQPLYYLRCSMEENCLSDSAYVVYNTSSAWRSHLRRLLRFSTVVHNRGLADFKPYLPRGQWQWHACHMHYHSMEIFAHYDIIDRNGTRLAQGSKASFCLEDSACDQGVHPQFNCKGYAEQGLSVNCSDNYLFDIDCQWIDITDIKPD